The following nucleotide sequence is from Harmonia axyridis chromosome 5, icHarAxyr1.1, whole genome shotgun sequence.
TAAATGATAACACGAACTGTTCAatactgatttattttatatacacaTAACATTGATTTAAATATAATAGTTACTTCTTCATTATCCTTATGTGAGTATAATACCATTCcttatgaagaaatttttttttatggttataATGATTATATCGAAACTTATTCTTATTTCCTTCCTTCCCTATACATTCGCTGAGTCTCCTCAGACCGAATGATAGCATTTGTCACCTCGGAATTTCGTTTACCCTGTATAGGCAGACGATATGGAATAACTGGTAGGTCCTTGATTACAGTGATTTCCTTTGGACGTCTTTGAGCTGTCAACCAGCTAGCCAATTGGTGGGCACCAGGACTCGAATactgaaaaataaatcaatctTATAGTGAATATATTCATAGTGAAttatgattttcaataataaatgttcacggaaaaaattcaaagaaattttcAGTATACAAACCTATATGCATATAGGATTCATTCAAACTTAACAGAAATATTTAACTAGTAACACTTgtaatttatcaaaatttcatgcaaaataatCTAGTAGTCAGAGAAAATTTAACGTTTTACTTGTAAGTGTAACAATCGGGTGTATTCCTTGAAAGATTAAGACGATTTCTGTATTATTTTTGGTTGCAATTCTGTTATGAGCCGAATCACTTTTAAATTTGTTtgcaatacgacgaatagtgaGTCGACTAACTGAACAATGTAGtctatgaattcttcttaaatttctatATCCACAAATTAGTActaattttgatgaaacaattttcaaacattgttgaataaatggcataacctactgaacacaaatattaaaaaataatacactttTTCCCCATTAtaactattattattttcaaaccaattttgaaagaataaaaCGAAAACgttgaagaatataatattatatgtaTAGGTACTCACTTCCTTTTCAGTGAGAATATAGTCCTCCCCTGGTGAAGGATAAGCAAGGGCACTGCTGGATATAACGACTAGAACCAAAAGGCATGTCATGGCGATTCTGTTCTCTTTAAGTAAAAACGacctgaaaaatattataaatgtaGCTGATACCTGTTTTCAATGTCAGCGTAAtgcttttctcgaatttctattattttcattgaatcattTCAACCACAAGGTGGATGAAACGATTTGAGGTAGTGTTTATGAAAGATGTTTAAAAAGCTCGCTGTGCTTTTAATTTAAGATCTctgtatatttataaataattcattgaataattcgaAAATATGCAAAAGGGAATTATGAGATGGATGAATAAAGTAATTTTAAGTTCGAATTTAGATAGATATTCCATTGAAATAAAATGCTTTCTATAGTCATGTATCGAATAGTTATAActaaatatttttatgataatcTTGATGTACCTCTACAGAGTTAGGTAGGCTTTCTAGCTCTGGTCTCATTGGTTTTTCACTTACAAATTCTATGAATATCTTCTGGGGTTTTTCGCGGTCTCAAATTGTAACTCGGCATTGGATTTCTCTGAACCAGATCGTTGAAATCCTGGATTTGCTTACCGCGGTTATAGGCAATACGTTAGAAGAAAAACCAATTAGACCTAAATCCACAGCTCTAAAGCCAGAAATTTTCTAACTCTGCGTTGAAAAATCGGGCCTTAAAATCATTCAGCATCATAGAAAATATGATATCCAATAAACatgaagaatgaaaaaaaaactcacctCATATTGATACACAGATACAACTGAATAATATCAATTATCGTACTCAACTGAAGAAAAATAACCCTGACAGACGTTTATATACCTTCCATTTTATCCCCAATAGTCATATGTTTTGGACAGACGCTCTTCTTCACGTAATATAGCGCAACGCTAATCAAATTGTCAGTAAAATGCATATCGGGGATTGAAACCCTTATATTGGCCAATTAAGATGTTCATCTTACCTCAGCCCActctttttttttggatattggaaattgaataaaaacccAGAAAATTGTTTTGACGCAAAAGCATGGCTCAATAGATTTACAGATTTCCTTCATTTGTACCTACCTCTCTATTCCCAACTTAGTTGaaaattgagtaatttttttttcaaactgatAGTCTGATGtacttttgaaatgatttttaatCTGTTATTTATGCGTTTTTTAGCACGAATTTTGAGTTGGGGATGCTTTAAACGACAAGGTTCGAATCGCTGATGACGAATCTTTCCTCCAACTCAGTTCTGACCTTCCGTAAACACGGAACTAAGTATtctaaaaaaaagatgaatttttCAGGGTAGATTGGGATCTATTGTGAAGGTATATAATATCAGTGTAATAGTAATTAATAACGCTGAAACTTCATATGACACCGAATATTCTACTTATGTGTATTTTCGTGCTTGCTCATCTattttgtggataaataaaaatcTTTCGAATtgagaatatatttattataaaaataaatttttgtcaCTTCTCCCAAATTATGTATCAATCTTCCTAACACGATGACCCTGAAATTAGAAAGAGTTccttacagggtgattcaccggtatggcatattgccgaaattgtcatcaaaaaatctatctaatgatacaatgatatactgggtgtgtcatttgaaataaggaagtagtagttgtaaattgaaaatatttaagggaggaagatcattgtctcaaaccccaatatgtgaattttcagctcaaaattatgattagttttccataaacatctaataggccatcccggagaatcaccctgtattcagTATTCATGTTGATAGAGAAACAATCAAACAATGTACCTAATTCTACTTTATTTTCTGCATCTATTGAGTATTTCATAGTATAATGAAATGAAGGGtgatatttaataattaatctAGTAAAACTATAGTGAATAAATAGCCTCTTCCTCTTTTTCCTAGAACCTGCAATACTGAATAGAGCATTGAAGTACTTAGTACATTTCATTCGGCTTCTCCATTTGAGGATACGAAACGAGTTAAAACGGCAGCTAACGAATATAGCGACTTGacaatctgaaaaaataatgaaatgaaatagtgagaagaattcaaaataaaaaaatccgaGAGAAAAGTGGAACAGTTTAGATAAATGTTTGCTCAAATTGGATCAAAACTGGCTCACTTTACTTTTCAGTGTTTCAATAAAATACTCACTTTAACAAGAAGAACATAATCAATTTGGACCAAGCTATTTGAAATAGCCAAATTTTTTTGGGATCTGAACAGAAATATAgaataaatttgtttgttttctctGTTCATGTCATACCACGGAAGTTCACAGAGTTTGTCATAGCAACCTTGTGActataaatataaagaaattaacacttagaaattaatttatattctatgtacagggtgggcaaataagcgaggtaagcggctatatctcaggaaccactcatcgtagagacttgcggtaaaaaattttaccactaaagtaaacaaaagaaaacactggaaattgttttgaagttcatacctccaccgctagggggcgtaatagctatcatcgagtagaaaaatgcattttactcgaaatattttcatattaagttggaaaaaaaatatcatcactgtaaaccttggaaaattctctatctgtttgaattgtcactttcgattttgcgacatcaaataagggtggggcaaagatagaaatctgactgattgaaatgtctgtaacttcagtttggctcaacatttttgagcaaattagatcttatttgagagacaacatcttgt
It contains:
- the LOC123680364 gene encoding uncharacterized protein LOC123680364 yields the protein MRSFLLKENRIAMTCLLVLVVISSSALAYPSPGEDYILTEKEYSSPGAHQLASWLTAQRRPKEITVIKDLPVIPYRLPIQGKRNSEVTNAIIRSEETQRMYREGRK